The following are from one region of the Halomonas qaidamensis genome:
- the pqiB gene encoding intermembrane transport protein PqiB, whose amino-acid sequence MANDSTPKKADINDKNNLHRAKSSPQTRLSPIWIVPIVAVVIGLWLVYDNYASRGTLVTLTMESAEGIEAGSTLIRSRNVEIGRVQNVRLSDDLSHAVMTARIQPEAEAMLREDSRFWVVKPRIGREGISGLGTVLSGAYIQLEPGQSNEPKREFTVNDTPPVAPAGQAGLQISLVSQLGNSLRIGDPVSYQGYTVGRVEDTRFDANSRTMHHQVFIEEPYGQLVTDSTRFWTSSGVDFQLDADGVRVNVESLEALLGGGVTFGVPEDLPMGQPVEPNARFNLYADENTAREGTFNRYLEYVLLVDDTVRGLSKGAPVEFRGVRIGTVASVPWNFTAPQPDSRSQFAIPVLIRIEPQRLGIENTDIDIEEWDSRFKRLFGLGLRASLKNGSLLTGALFVDLNFQRELADEYVAETFSERTVFPTVAGGFAQIQAQVTSLLEKLNALDVEPLLTGLDRNLQASESMLIEIRQVSTSINQLLNDPDTQAVGGNVNATLEELRNTLQGVSPSSPAYQELTTAIQRLDRLMRDLQPLTRTLNENPRALLFDNLDTQDPVPRAPR is encoded by the coding sequence ATGGCTAATGATTCAACACCAAAGAAAGCTGATATTAACGACAAAAACAATTTACACCGGGCAAAATCATCGCCCCAAACGCGGCTCTCGCCGATTTGGATTGTACCAATTGTTGCCGTTGTTATTGGGCTATGGCTTGTCTACGACAATTACGCAAGCCGGGGCACGCTCGTTACGCTAACAATGGAAAGTGCAGAAGGCATCGAAGCGGGCAGTACGCTTATTCGAAGCCGAAATGTCGAGATAGGCAGAGTTCAAAATGTTCGCTTATCTGATGATCTTTCCCACGCCGTCATGACCGCCCGTATCCAGCCAGAAGCAGAGGCAATGCTCAGAGAAGATAGCCGATTCTGGGTAGTGAAGCCGCGCATTGGCCGTGAAGGTATCAGCGGCTTGGGCACAGTATTATCTGGTGCTTATATTCAGCTAGAACCAGGACAATCCAATGAGCCTAAACGCGAATTTACGGTAAATGATACACCACCTGTTGCGCCAGCCGGGCAGGCAGGTTTGCAAATCAGCCTGGTCAGCCAGCTAGGTAACTCGCTTCGAATAGGCGACCCTGTTTCTTACCAAGGCTATACCGTTGGACGAGTAGAAGATACTCGGTTTGACGCCAACTCTCGTACCATGCACCACCAAGTATTTATCGAAGAACCTTACGGTCAGTTAGTAACAGATAGCACTCGATTTTGGACATCAAGCGGGGTTGATTTCCAGTTAGATGCCGACGGTGTTCGTGTCAACGTAGAATCCCTTGAAGCATTACTGGGAGGCGGCGTTACGTTTGGCGTGCCAGAAGATTTACCCATGGGGCAACCGGTAGAGCCTAATGCACGCTTTAATCTCTATGCGGATGAAAATACTGCCCGAGAAGGCACTTTTAACCGGTATCTTGAGTATGTGCTGTTGGTCGATGATACCGTTCGCGGCTTATCGAAAGGTGCTCCTGTCGAATTTCGCGGTGTAAGAATCGGCACGGTTGCGTCCGTACCTTGGAATTTTACCGCACCGCAGCCCGACTCGCGCTCTCAGTTTGCCATCCCAGTACTGATTCGAATTGAGCCTCAGCGATTGGGCATTGAGAATACTGATATCGATATCGAAGAGTGGGACTCACGTTTTAAGCGACTTTTTGGCTTGGGGCTCCGTGCCTCGCTCAAAAATGGCAGCTTATTGACAGGCGCACTTTTTGTTGACCTTAACTTTCAACGCGAACTGGCTGACGAATATGTCGCGGAAACATTTTCCGAGCGAACAGTGTTCCCCACAGTCGCTGGCGGCTTTGCACAGATCCAAGCGCAGGTAACCAGCCTGCTTGAGAAATTAAACGCGCTTGACGTTGAGCCACTGCTCACCGGCCTAGACCGAAACTTACAAGCATCTGAAAGCATGCTTATCGAAATACGCCAGGTCAGCACTTCCATCAACCAGCTGCTAAATGACCCAGATACTCAGGCAGTCGGCGGCAACGTTAATGCCACCCTTGAGGAACTGCGTAACACCTTACAAGGTGTTTCACCATCCTCTCCGGCTTACCAAGAATTAACCACCGCTATCCAACGGCTGGATCGCTTAATGCGCGACTTACAACCACTTACTCGCACATTAAATGAAAACCCAAGGGCGCTTTTATTCGATAACCTGGATACCCAAGACCCCGTGCCTCGCGCACCACGCTAA
- a CDS encoding DEAD/DEAH box helicase: protein MSFSELGLHDDLLRAVTAQGYTQPTPIQQKAIPVVLEGRDMLASAQTGTGKTAGFTLPMLQRLANGKRPGKRQVRALVLTPTRELAAQVGESVTAYGKHLSLRSHIIFGGVGQQPQVDALKAGLDVLVATPGRLLDLQQQGHVDLSAVEILVLDEADRMLDMGFIHDIKRLLRLVPKQRQNLLFSATFSNEIQLLAQQLLNNPALIEVAPRNTTAEKIEQTIYRVDRDKKRELLAHLIQQHGWFQVLVFTRTKHGANRLAEQLSKQDIPAMAIHGNKSQGARTRALGAFKSGDLQVLVATDIAARGLDINELPHVVNFDLPNVAEDYVHRIGRTGRAGSDGEAVSLVCVDEHGLLSGIERLIKQNLPKRIEPGFEPDPNAKPEPIENGRRGQKQPRAKRKPEGQAANKGGERRRARR, encoded by the coding sequence ATGAGCTTTTCTGAACTTGGTCTGCACGACGATTTACTCCGCGCGGTTACCGCGCAGGGCTATACACAGCCTACCCCTATTCAACAAAAAGCCATTCCCGTCGTGCTTGAAGGACGTGACATGCTTGCCAGTGCGCAAACGGGCACAGGCAAAACCGCTGGTTTTACGTTACCTATGTTACAGCGGTTAGCGAATGGCAAACGACCCGGTAAACGCCAAGTACGCGCGTTAGTACTTACCCCTACGCGTGAGCTTGCTGCCCAAGTAGGCGAAAGCGTGACTGCTTACGGCAAGCATCTCTCTTTGCGCTCGCATATTATTTTCGGCGGCGTTGGCCAACAACCACAAGTTGATGCACTTAAAGCGGGACTTGATGTATTGGTAGCCACCCCAGGCCGGCTGCTCGACTTACAACAACAAGGCCACGTTGATCTCTCAGCCGTGGAGATCCTGGTACTCGATGAAGCTGATCGCATGCTTGATATGGGGTTCATTCATGATATCAAGCGACTATTACGCTTAGTGCCTAAACAGCGTCAAAACCTACTGTTTTCGGCAACATTTTCTAACGAAATACAGTTATTGGCGCAACAGCTGCTCAACAATCCAGCGTTAATAGAAGTCGCACCTCGCAATACGACCGCTGAAAAGATTGAGCAAACTATTTACCGGGTAGATCGCGATAAAAAGCGCGAGCTGTTGGCGCATTTGATTCAGCAGCATGGTTGGTTTCAAGTACTCGTTTTTACGCGTACCAAACATGGCGCAAATCGCTTAGCAGAACAGCTTTCAAAGCAAGACATACCCGCTATGGCCATCCACGGCAATAAAAGCCAAGGTGCTAGAACACGGGCGTTGGGGGCGTTCAAAAGCGGTGATTTACAAGTACTCGTCGCCACCGATATTGCCGCTCGTGGGTTAGATATCAACGAACTTCCCCATGTCGTTAATTTCGACTTACCCAATGTGGCAGAAGACTATGTGCACCGTATTGGACGTACCGGCCGAGCGGGCAGCGATGGAGAAGCAGTCTCACTCGTATGTGTCGACGAACACGGCTTGCTGAGTGGGATTGAGCGGCTTATTAAGCAAAATCTGCCTAAACGTATCGAACCTGGTTTTGAACCTGATCCCAACGCCAAGCCTGAACCAATTGAAAATGGCCGACGTGGCCAAAAACAGCCCCGTGCCAAGCGTAAACCGGAAGGGCAAGCGGCGAACAAAGGCGGTGAACGTCGCCGCGCCCGTCGCTAG
- a CDS encoding PqiC family protein, giving the protein MRNKVIRYLSLLGLCSLLSACASSVTPPTRYMLPSENAVSSPNQSIGTLQVRSPRLAHYLDVDGIVMQLDDITLNEAREHQWAESIARQLERALRAQLSQELTSVQIVHADGNTPEALTLLLEVDQFQGRHDGRAVTSGQWQLRSADNNLLALKSFSAETELQQDGYPALVRSLGESWDKVALQIAEEIRKGNYF; this is encoded by the coding sequence ATGCGCAATAAGGTAATCCGTTATTTATCACTATTAGGCCTTTGCAGTCTGCTAAGTGCTTGCGCTAGTAGTGTCACACCACCCACTCGCTATATGCTACCCAGCGAAAACGCAGTAAGCTCGCCAAATCAATCGATTGGCACGCTTCAAGTGCGTTCACCACGTTTAGCCCACTATCTAGATGTGGACGGTATCGTCATGCAGCTTGATGACATTACCCTAAATGAAGCCCGCGAACACCAGTGGGCTGAAAGTATTGCTCGCCAATTAGAACGTGCATTACGTGCTCAACTATCCCAAGAGCTTACATCCGTTCAGATCGTTCATGCTGACGGCAATACGCCTGAAGCGCTCACACTGCTGCTTGAAGTTGACCAGTTTCAGGGGCGACACGACGGGCGAGCAGTCACCAGCGGCCAATGGCAGTTACGCAGTGCAGATAACAACCTACTTGCGCTAAAAAGCTTTTCTGCCGAAACCGAACTTCAGCAGGATGGTTACCCTGCCCTAGTGCGCTCGCTTGGCGAAAGCTGGGATAAGGTAGCACTGCAAATTGCCGAAGAGATTCGCAAAGGAAATTATTTTTAG
- a CDS encoding asparaginase, producing MSINSALMNATPTQERVLVIYTGGTIGMQPNTTGLIPRGNFQARMADALSRLPLVHQHALPAYDVLSYPSLIDSSAATPLTWQQIAKDIAARLATYRGFVVIHGTDTLSWSASSLAYQLQGIDRPVVLTGSMYPLETANSDALDNLHGALRFAANAELKEVAIYFSNVLLRGTRAIKQHTEAFDAFFSPSYPCIGERVGDDFIYYPSRGLGFQQRGAPRFELADYQAVSNGDIIRLTLWPGIAVWQLETLLNDSRVKGALLQLWGAGNIPNDPAIIDVIANASGEGKLLAAISQCPQGSIHMGEYAAGHGLAEAGLLSGGNMTPEAAFTKLTHLLAQPLSLDDRRQRFLTSLVGER from the coding sequence ATGAGTATCAATTCCGCCCTAATGAACGCCACTCCCACTCAAGAACGTGTGTTGGTGATTTATACTGGTGGCACAATTGGCATGCAGCCCAATACAACAGGGCTAATCCCGAGGGGAAACTTTCAAGCTCGCATGGCAGACGCATTAAGTCGGCTGCCTTTAGTACATCAGCATGCCCTGCCCGCCTATGACGTCCTTAGCTACCCATCATTAATCGACTCAAGTGCAGCGACGCCGTTGACTTGGCAACAGATTGCCAAAGATATTGCTGCTCGCCTTGCCACCTATCGTGGATTTGTGGTTATCCATGGAACCGATACCCTAAGCTGGTCCGCTTCGAGTCTTGCCTATCAGCTGCAAGGGATTGATCGCCCAGTTGTGTTGACAGGCTCTATGTATCCTCTTGAGACAGCGAATAGCGATGCGCTCGACAACCTTCACGGCGCGTTAAGGTTTGCTGCTAACGCTGAACTAAAGGAGGTGGCGATTTATTTTTCAAACGTCCTTCTGAGAGGCACACGAGCCATCAAACAGCATACGGAAGCCTTTGATGCATTTTTTTCCCCTAGCTATCCCTGTATTGGTGAACGCGTGGGCGACGACTTCATTTATTACCCCAGTAGAGGCTTAGGATTTCAACAGCGTGGCGCACCCCGTTTCGAGCTTGCCGACTATCAAGCGGTTTCCAACGGGGACATTATCCGGCTAACCTTATGGCCAGGTATCGCTGTTTGGCAATTAGAGACCCTGCTTAACGATTCACGCGTCAAGGGCGCTCTACTGCAGCTTTGGGGAGCAGGTAATATACCCAACGATCCTGCAATTATTGATGTTATTGCTAATGCCAGTGGCGAAGGTAAACTGCTGGCTGCAATTAGCCAATGTCCCCAAGGCAGCATTCATATGGGCGAGTACGCAGCGGGCCATGGCCTAGCAGAAGCAGGCCTGCTGTCAGGCGGCAACATGACGCCGGAGGCGGCTTTCACCAAGCTTACCCACCTATTGGCTCAACCCTTATCGCTAGATGATCGCCGGCAACGCTTTTTAACCTCACTTGTTGGCGAGCGATAA
- a CDS encoding calcium/sodium antiporter produces MLLPFFAVVVGLVLLVWSAEKFIDGAAATSRWLGLSPLLIGMLVIGFGTSAPEMMVSVLAAIQGNPGLAVGNAYGSNIANIGLVLGFVALIAPLAVHSGVIRKEMPLLIGVMLLTGYMLYDGWISRGEAILLLGALALFIGVSIVRSRGQQDDPLVGEVAEALDSKAMSRGKAIMWTLIGLILLIASSRILVWGAVEIAVAFGVSDLIIGLTVVAIGTSLPELASSISALRRKEHDMVLGNVVGSNLFNSLAVVGLAGVITPIEVGREVLIRDWSVMTFMTLMMVFFAFSWRGRPRRINRIEGGMLFSMFIAYTGYMVSIVVMS; encoded by the coding sequence ATGTTGCTGCCTTTTTTTGCTGTGGTCGTGGGTTTGGTGCTGCTTGTATGGAGCGCTGAAAAATTTATTGATGGCGCCGCAGCTACCTCCCGATGGTTAGGGCTATCGCCTTTGTTAATTGGCATGCTGGTGATTGGTTTTGGCACCTCTGCACCCGAAATGATGGTGTCTGTGTTAGCGGCCATACAAGGAAATCCTGGTTTAGCGGTAGGTAACGCCTACGGTTCAAATATCGCAAATATTGGCCTTGTTTTAGGTTTTGTTGCGTTGATTGCTCCTTTAGCGGTGCATTCCGGCGTGATCCGCAAGGAGATGCCACTGTTGATAGGTGTCATGCTGCTGACAGGTTATATGCTATATGACGGTTGGATTTCTCGCGGAGAAGCCATCTTATTGCTAGGTGCGCTGGCGCTCTTTATTGGGGTTAGTATTGTTCGTTCACGGGGACAGCAAGATGATCCGCTAGTCGGTGAAGTAGCAGAGGCGCTTGATAGTAAGGCCATGTCGCGTGGCAAAGCGATTATGTGGACGTTAATTGGGTTGATACTGTTGATCGCAAGCTCGCGCATCTTAGTGTGGGGAGCGGTCGAAATAGCGGTAGCGTTTGGGGTTAGTGACTTAATTATTGGCTTAACCGTCGTAGCAATAGGAACATCCTTACCAGAGCTTGCATCTTCTATTAGCGCTTTACGGCGCAAAGAGCATGATATGGTGTTGGGTAATGTAGTCGGTTCTAATTTATTTAATAGCTTGGCAGTGGTAGGCCTTGCCGGCGTCATCACTCCAATTGAAGTGGGGCGTGAAGTGTTAATTCGCGATTGGAGTGTTATGACCTTCATGACCTTGATGATGGTGTTTTTCGCGTTTTCTTGGCGCGGTCGCCCACGGCGTATAAACCGTATTGAAGGCGGCATGCTGTTCTCTATGTTTATTGCTTATACCGGCTATATGGTCAGCATTGTGGTGATGTCTTAG
- a CDS encoding SRPBCC family protein, with product MATIQHSEIIKAPPERVFDLLRRVEDFADYSDLIKSIDTLGNNRYRWHVRAVGVDWSFDVAVTEITPPYVLAWESLEGVKNQGRYQLREVPEGTEVSLTLSYDIRNRLMEKAVNRAAKPLVGKVSRQILERVEARLNE from the coding sequence ATGGCCACCATACAACATAGTGAAATTATCAAAGCCCCACCTGAAAGGGTGTTTGACTTACTGCGTCGAGTAGAAGATTTTGCTGATTATTCTGATCTCATCAAATCAATTGATACCTTAGGCAATAACCGTTACCGCTGGCACGTTCGTGCGGTAGGAGTAGATTGGTCTTTTGATGTAGCGGTAACAGAAATAACACCCCCCTATGTGTTGGCGTGGGAATCATTAGAAGGAGTAAAAAATCAGGGTCGTTATCAGTTGCGTGAAGTGCCAGAAGGTACAGAAGTATCGCTCACTCTGAGTTATGACATTCGTAACCGATTAATGGAAAAAGCGGTAAACCGTGCTGCAAAGCCATTAGTAGGTAAGGTAAGCAGGCAAATCCTTGAGAGGGTTGAAGCGCGGCTAAATGAATAA
- a CDS encoding MFS transporter, with the protein MVSRRACTFIILMFVVGLNLRPAMSSVAPLLARLQETAGLSPASAGILTTLPVLFLGLSAPLAPLLAKRIGSERTLSAALFLLACGLILRGLPMSGALFIGSAMAGSAIGIGGTLLPALVKRELPDSADLLTGLYTMALCFGGALGAGLSVPLMQWLGSWQLSLMSWSLLALIALVLWLINIPATQCTQPSPATSSSLTQLLRKSLTWHVMLFMGIQSSMAYIVFGWLPTLLVYRGYDEAAAGWTMAISIMCQLGSALSAPWLGRLTHDQRPALLLVLLSTALGLWMLLIAPLAWKWPGAVLLGIGQGGSFSLALSLLVLRTANSRLAGQLSGLVQGGGYTLAALGPFGVGLMLQAGAEIPHIAWLLIVLIALCCGFALLAGRNRQLDDHNGELVVHRG; encoded by the coding sequence ATGGTATCTCGTCGCGCATGCACCTTTATTATTTTGATGTTCGTGGTGGGGCTTAATTTACGCCCCGCCATGTCATCAGTGGCACCTTTGCTTGCCCGACTGCAAGAAACCGCTGGCTTAAGCCCTGCATCAGCGGGCATTTTAACCACCTTGCCCGTGCTTTTTTTAGGCTTATCAGCACCTCTTGCTCCCCTACTGGCTAAGCGTATCGGCAGCGAACGAACCCTAAGCGCTGCACTGTTTCTGTTAGCTTGCGGGTTAATTTTAAGAGGCCTACCAATGTCAGGGGCTCTTTTTATTGGTTCTGCAATGGCTGGCAGCGCAATTGGTATTGGCGGCACCCTCCTTCCTGCACTAGTGAAACGAGAGCTACCTGACAGTGCCGATCTCTTAACGGGTTTATACACCATGGCACTGTGTTTTGGAGGTGCATTAGGTGCTGGTCTTAGTGTTCCACTGATGCAATGGCTAGGCAGCTGGCAGCTGAGTCTCATGAGTTGGTCACTGTTGGCACTTATTGCCTTAGTCCTATGGCTTATCAACATTCCAGCAACTCAGTGCACGCAGCCTAGTCCAGCAACCTCTTCTTCGCTTACACAACTACTACGTAAATCACTTACGTGGCACGTTATGCTGTTCATGGGCATTCAGTCTTCGATGGCTTACATTGTCTTTGGGTGGCTACCAACCTTATTAGTCTATAGAGGTTATGACGAGGCAGCGGCTGGCTGGACGATGGCCATCTCCATCATGTGCCAGCTTGGTTCAGCACTGAGTGCTCCCTGGCTTGGCCGCTTAACCCACGATCAACGCCCCGCCTTACTGCTCGTACTACTGAGTACGGCACTTGGGCTTTGGATGTTGCTTATTGCACCGCTGGCGTGGAAATGGCCAGGAGCTGTGCTACTTGGCATTGGCCAGGGTGGCAGCTTTAGCCTAGCACTTAGCCTACTGGTGTTACGAACGGCTAACTCGCGTCTCGCAGGACAGCTTTCCGGACTAGTACAAGGCGGGGGCTATACGCTGGCAGCGCTAGGGCCATTTGGGGTGGGGCTAATGCTGCAAGCTGGAGCAGAGATACCTCATATCGCATGGCTGCTCATCGTACTGATTGCCCTTTGCTGTGGCTTCGCCTTATTAGCTGGGCGTAACCGTCAACTTGACGATCACAATGGCGAACTAGTCGTGCACCGCGGCTAA
- a CDS encoding TVP38/TMEM64 family protein — protein MNNFFKHSWRWAAGFSIAAMFAYVWLWYSPDLMAVKRWAATMSHHPLVVIAIMGTMAITLAIGLPGSIGLWLIAPFYPPIVATLMLTLSSVAGAWGAYLLAANAGWRWQPKGLTFKVMETLKERSDLLTQCALRILPGFPHSVINFAAGLGRIPLKRYLMAAAIGLSIKWTVYSSAIYGALEAVEEKDALQIEVILPLVVLTLLLFVGGWYRRRVEAARQ, from the coding sequence ATGAATAACTTTTTTAAGCACTCTTGGCGTTGGGCTGCCGGTTTTTCTATCGCGGCAATGTTTGCCTATGTTTGGTTATGGTATTCGCCGGACTTGATGGCTGTAAAACGTTGGGCGGCGACGATGTCGCATCATCCTCTGGTTGTGATTGCTATAATGGGCACAATGGCTATCACATTGGCAATTGGCTTGCCGGGCAGTATCGGACTATGGCTGATAGCACCTTTTTATCCTCCTATAGTAGCTACGCTAATGTTAACGTTGAGTAGTGTTGCTGGTGCGTGGGGTGCCTATCTTTTAGCCGCAAATGCTGGGTGGCGTTGGCAGCCAAAAGGGTTGACGTTTAAAGTGATGGAAACACTGAAAGAGAGAAGTGATTTGTTAACGCAGTGCGCACTGCGAATTTTGCCGGGTTTCCCGCACTCAGTGATTAATTTCGCAGCAGGATTAGGGCGTATCCCTTTAAAGCGCTACTTAATGGCGGCAGCTATCGGGCTTTCGATAAAATGGACGGTTTACAGTAGTGCTATTTACGGTGCGCTTGAAGCTGTCGAAGAAAAAGATGCGTTGCAAATCGAGGTGATTTTACCACTTGTTGTGTTGACGCTGCTCCTTTTTGTGGGAGGCTGGTATAGGCGCCGCGTAGAAGCGGCGCGTCAGTGA
- a CDS encoding paraquat-inducible protein A, with protein sequence MRVNTPQVDRHPPEARVQRRRLRACHECDWVSALPPLGSGEKASCPRCSHVLVKRHRYPAQRSMALALSSLIALFVAVSFPFVSFSVSGIGNRIELSQTATTLIAFHQPIVAIAVIMTIVVLPAIYLIGVIWLQFGLLRGHPMPFSRDIARSLARLNPWMMADVFIVGALVSLIKIAGMAQIELGISFWAFSVFAILLLLTTQSIDSDWMWFSLEKEPLAPEGTRTGETAASQGITGCPTCGLINRLPEHGKGRCLRCHERLHPRLPHSLQRTWALLFAAAVMYIPANVYPIMTTTSLGHSSPSTIIGGVVQLMQMGSWPVAAVIFVASVIVPVGKLVALVWLCMVIKHSNELNAQSRTRLYRLTEFIGRWSMVDVFVVAILVALIRAGSLMSITPGPAALAFAAVVVLTMLAAMTFDPRLIWDTPPPRSTRRKTATKETVDG encoded by the coding sequence ATGCGGGTAAACACACCACAGGTCGACCGCCACCCTCCAGAAGCACGCGTTCAGCGTAGACGTTTGCGCGCCTGTCATGAGTGTGACTGGGTTTCAGCACTTCCTCCGCTCGGCTCTGGAGAGAAAGCATCCTGTCCGCGATGCTCGCATGTGCTAGTAAAACGGCATCGCTATCCCGCTCAACGTAGTATGGCGCTCGCGCTTTCTTCCCTGATAGCACTATTTGTAGCCGTGTCATTTCCTTTTGTTAGTTTCAGTGTCAGCGGCATTGGTAATCGTATTGAGCTTTCACAGACGGCGACTACATTGATCGCTTTTCATCAGCCTATTGTCGCTATCGCTGTCATTATGACGATTGTGGTCCTTCCCGCGATTTATCTGATTGGCGTTATCTGGCTTCAGTTTGGTTTGCTTCGAGGCCATCCAATGCCGTTTAGCCGAGACATCGCCCGTTCACTCGCAAGGCTGAACCCATGGATGATGGCAGATGTTTTCATCGTTGGGGCACTGGTTAGTTTGATAAAAATAGCGGGTATGGCACAAATCGAGCTAGGCATCTCCTTCTGGGCGTTCAGCGTGTTTGCCATCCTCTTACTGTTAACGACACAATCCATTGATTCGGATTGGATGTGGTTTTCGTTAGAGAAAGAACCGCTCGCACCAGAAGGTACACGTACAGGTGAAACAGCGGCCAGCCAAGGGATAACCGGCTGTCCAACTTGCGGGCTAATTAATCGCCTTCCTGAGCATGGCAAAGGACGCTGTTTGCGTTGCCATGAAAGGCTCCACCCACGGCTCCCTCATAGTTTACAACGCACCTGGGCTCTTCTTTTTGCAGCCGCGGTGATGTATATACCCGCTAATGTATACCCTATTATGACCACCACCAGTTTAGGACACTCGTCACCGTCAACGATCATCGGTGGGGTCGTACAGCTTATGCAAATGGGTTCTTGGCCAGTGGCTGCTGTTATCTTTGTGGCAAGTGTTATCGTGCCGGTTGGCAAACTTGTCGCTTTAGTTTGGCTTTGTATGGTTATAAAACATAGCAACGAACTTAATGCGCAAAGTCGCACACGGCTTTATCGGCTCACTGAATTTATAGGCCGCTGGTCGATGGTTGACGTATTTGTAGTTGCCATATTGGTCGCCTTGATTCGCGCTGGCTCTCTAATGTCAATTACGCCAGGACCTGCAGCGCTCGCATTCGCTGCCGTTGTTGTACTGACAATGCTGGCTGCTATGACATTTGATCCGCGCTTAATTTGGGATACCCCACCTCCTCGCTCTACTCGCCGTAAAACGGCCACCAAGGAAACTGTTGATGGCTAA
- a CDS encoding DUF2789 domain-containing protein encodes MEQPVHHFSELFEQLGLRSDAESIEHFIQRHSPLPKEMPLAEAPCWNEGQAEFLREAVEEDADWAEVVDHLDASMHKGN; translated from the coding sequence ATGGAACAACCCGTACACCATTTTAGCGAGCTATTTGAACAACTCGGACTACGCTCGGATGCGGAGTCCATTGAACACTTTATTCAACGCCACTCTCCCCTACCCAAAGAAATGCCGCTAGCTGAGGCTCCCTGCTGGAACGAAGGCCAAGCGGAATTTCTTCGCGAAGCCGTGGAAGAAGACGCCGACTGGGCTGAAGTTGTCGACCACCTTGATGCATCAATGCATAAAGGCAACTAA